A part of Aegilops tauschii subsp. strangulata cultivar AL8/78 chromosome 2, Aet v6.0, whole genome shotgun sequence genomic DNA contains:
- the LOC109765944 gene encoding geraniol 8-hydroxylase, whose protein sequence is MVTVVVLVPWLAWLVVSLLSFYLLNLLAHARSGLPPGPRPLPLIGSLHLLGDKPHRSLARLAKIHGPLMSIRLGAVTTVVVSSPAMAREFLQKHDSVLATRSVPDATGKHAAGSVPWLPPAPKWRALRKMMATELFAPHRLDALHHLRSDKVRELTDHVARLAREGTAVNIGRVAFTTSLNLISRTIFSIDLTSLDDMSSSKEFQEVITAIMEGLGTPNLSDFFPVLAPADLQGMRRRLARLFARLHAVFDAEVDQRLHGRDAGQPRKNDFLDVLLDVAAREDGKDLLDRETLRSHFTDLFAAGSDTSSSTVEWAMTELLQNPSSMAMVCDELAQVIGSRRNIEEADISRLPYLQAVIKETFRLHPPAPLLLPRQPETTVKIAGCTIPKGSRVFINVWAIGRDKDVWIEPEKFMPERFLGSTIDFRGVDFELLPFGAGRRLCPGMALAIRMVHVMLASLLNQFKWSLPVELERDGINMEDQFGLTLAKVVPLCIIATPI, encoded by the exons ATGGTGACCGTGGTTGTGCTTGTGCCCTGGCTAGCATGGCTCGTTGTGTCTCTCCTCTCCTTCTATCTCCTCAACCTCCTCGCCCACGCGCGTTCCGGCCTCCCGCCGGGCCCCCGCCCACTGCCGCTCATCGGCAGCCTCCACCTCCTCGGCGACAAGCCGCACCGCTCGCTCGCCCGCCTAGCCAAGATCCACGGCCCGCTCATGTCAATCCGCCTCGGCGCGGTCACCACTGTGGTCGTGTCCTCACCCGCCATGGCCCGGGAGTTCCTGCAGAAGCATGACTCTGTGCTCGCCACCCGGTCCGTGCCAGACGCCACCGGCAAGCACGCGGCGGGCTCCGTTCCCTGGCTGCCCCCGGCGCCCAAGTGGCGCGCGCTCCGCAAGATGATGGCCACGGAGCTCTTCGCGCCGCACCGGCTCGACGCGCTCCACCACCTCCGGAGCGACAAGGTGAGGGAGCTCACGGACCACGTCGCGCGGCTGGCGCGCGAGGGCACGGCGGTGAACATCGGACGCGTGGCCTTCACGACGAGCCTGAACCTTATCTCCCGCACCATCTTCTCCATCGACCTCACCAGCCTCGACGACATGAGCAGTTCCAAGGAGTTCCAGGAAGTGATCACGGCCATCATGGAAGGTCTGGGGACCCCGAACTTGTCGGATTTCTTCCCGGTGCTCGCGCCGGCCGACCTGCAGGGCATGCGCCGGCGGCTGGCGCGGCTCTTCGCGCGGCTGCACGCCGTGTTCGACGCCGAGGTGGACCAGAGGCTGCACGGCCGCGACGCTGGCCAGCCCAGGAAGAACGACTTCCTCGACGTGCTGCTCGATGTGGCGGCGCGTGAGGATGGCAAGGACCTGCTCGACCGTGAGACACTGCGCTCACACTTTACG GACTTGTTTGCTGCCGGTAGTGACACAAGCTCTAGCACAGTGGAATGGGCAATGACAGAGCTTCTCCAAAACCCATCATCAATGGCTATGGTTTGCGACGAGCTCGCACAAGTTATCGGCTCAAGAAGAAACATTGAAGAAGCTGATATTTCTCGTTTGCCCTATCTCCAAGCAGTCATAAAAGAGACTTTTCGACTCCACCCTCCCGCTCCACTCTTGTTGCCACGCCAACCAGAGACGACAGTCAAAATAGCAGGTTGCACAATACCTAAAGGTTCACGCGTGTTCATCAACGTATGGGCGATAGGTCGAGATAAAGATGTATGGATTGAACCTGAGAAGTTTATGCCGGAGAGGTTCTTGGGTTCCACGATTGATTTTCGGGGTGTGGAttttgagctccttccatttggtGCTGGGCGTCGGCTCTGCCCTGGAATGGCATTGGCAATTAGGATGGTGCATGTGATGCTCGCTTCATTGTTAAATCAATTTAAATGGAGTCTCCCTGTTGAGCTGGAACGGGATGGGATTAATATGGAAGATCAGTTTGGCCTGACACTAGCAAAGGTCGTGCCCCTTTGTATTATAGCAACACCCATTTGA